From a single Miscanthus floridulus cultivar M001 chromosome 8, ASM1932011v1, whole genome shotgun sequence genomic region:
- the LOC136473544 gene encoding RING-H2 finger protein ATL3-like has translation MSADDEPDTCYRWSRDFVVAHAIFASGLVTFPVAVLLVNRPHTGRAMLFAAFAALCTTTSLILCLRFYAELRRPPWPRWLSAAESDGLQQEDAEASSAVAGEETTTATRVMSHALRHTEQLVIGHRAEMHAALAAGRVPSYDYLGDGAAEDCAVCLGEVEKGETVRQLPACQHVFHRECIDPWLRAHATCPVCRSSVLPAPERPVEVV, from the coding sequence ATGTCTGCCGACGACGAGCCTGACACCTGCTACCGGTGGAGCCGCGACTTCGTCGTCGCGCACGCCATCTTCGCCAGCGGCCTAGTCACGTTTCCGGTGGCCGTCCTCCTCGTCAACCGGCCGCACACAGGCCGCGCCATGTTATTCGCCGCGTTCGCGGCCTTGTGCACCACCACCAGCCTCATCCTCTGCCTCCGCTTCTACGCCGAGCTCAGGCGCCCGCCCTGGCCGCGCTGGCTCTCCGCCGCGGAGTCTGACGGCCTGCAGCAGGAGGACGCTGAGGCGTCGTCAGCTGTCGCCGGGGAAGaaacgacgacggcgacgcgggTGATGTCGCACGCCCTCCGCCACACGGAGCAGCTCGTGATTGGTCACCGCGCGGAGATGCATGCCGCCCTCGCTGCGGGGCGCGTCCCGAGCTACGACTACCTGGGCGACGGCGCGGCCGAGGACTGCGCGGTGTGCCTGGGAGAGGTGGAGAAGGGAGAGACGGTGCGGCAGCTGCCGGCGTGCCAGCACGTGTTCCACAGAGAGTGCATCGATCCGTGGCTGCGAGCGCACGCAACTTGCCCGGTCTGCCGTTCCAGCGTGCTCCCGGCGCCCGAGCGGCCGGTGGAGGTCGTTTGA